The stretch of DNA CATAGGTGAGAAGTGAAACAGATGCTCATGTGAGACGAAGGAGACGAGCTCGCGGTCCGTCACGTATTTCACGGGTTGACGAAGACGTCGAGCTCGAGGACGGCGTTGGGGTGGTCGAGCCGGACGGTCTTCCACAGCACGTAGCCTGTGGCCATCCTGAACTGGCCCGTGCCGCCGACCACCGACAGCTCCCGCACCGCCGCGCCGATGTCGTCCCGGCCGACCACCGTGACGGAGGACCCCGCGTAGGGGCCGGAGGTGAGGAGCACCTCCATGGTGACCAGCAGCTCCGGGTTCCCCTTGGACGCCCAGATGTACCGCCCCTGCGCGCGCCCCACGCCCGCCGACGTCGCCGACGAGGTCGCCGTGAGCGCGTCGTCGATGACGATGGTGTCGCCGAAGTGGCCGCGCGGGCCGTCCAGCACCTGCACCGCCGTCGGCGCCGGGCCGGTCAGCACGTCGTGCATGTAGAAGTGCAGGTGCGCCGACGCCCCCGACACCGCCGCCGGCCGCGCGGCCATGACGGCCAGCAGCGCGAGCAGCACGGAGCAGAGCCGGCCGCCGGAAGCCATGGCAGCAAGAGAGCTCAGCTCAGGACTCAAGTGTCTACCTGTGTGATGTCTTGTTTCTGCTCGCTACGGATTCATCTGAATCCTTGTGTGCTGTATATATACACGCACGCAAGAGAAATATGAGGATCCATCTTGGTGATAATGTTGCTGAGGTGTATGGTCGGTGTGACAATAATTTCTCAATGATCATGCCTGGTTTGTTTGTATTGAGGGCAGCAGTTGATGCGTCGTCTTCTGGATCGGGCCGCGTTTATGTTGCCATTCTTCACTGTCGAGGAGCGCGCATGCATGGTCCCGAGCTGCAGATCGAGATCTATCAACAGCAGAAAATGTAGATGAATGTATCAATCACCATTGATTTGTAGTGCGGGTTACATAgctgtgaagtggcgattgttgCCATAGCTTGGGAGCTCTGGATTCAGATTTCAGAGCTCCGTGTTTTCTTGTTGAAAGAGGTGAAGTGGCGATTCCAACAGTGAAAATTGCAACAAAATCTACCATGCCGTGGTAACGCAAATGGTCACGGCAATTTTACCTCGAGAAGCAGTAAAAGAAATCCTCAAAAAAGTCAGAAAAACGAAAGCTTAGCCAAATGAGAGTTTTTCCTTTTACTACGATTTTTTTATATAGGATGGTATAAGCAGGCACAATGCTGTTAAGATGTACCATCACATCGTAATGACTGGGAAGAAATAAAGAGAAAACAGATGACAACCCCCGTGCACTTGTCCAAGAGATTTTCGAGATAGTCGTGTTTTGTATGTGATTCTTGGGCGAAATTCAACATCCTTCTAAAACATACTCCGTCCGTTCGGAAATAACTGACGTGGTTTTAGTTCAGTTTTGAAAACCACGTCCGTTATTTGAACTAAGACCATGTCAGTTATCTCCGAATGGAGGGAATACATTTTTGTTGAGATGAACTAACTGGAGAACTTGAACACAAATACAAATTGCCCAAATGAATGATTTTTTGAAATACTTTGCCCAGGTTGGCACGCCATGATACTCTTCACATCAGAAGTCGAACTTGTCTTTTTCCCTGTTCTTTAATTACATTCATGTTGTTAACAGTGAATGAGCTAACACTCTCCTTCAGAACCGTCAATTCATATGTTTCATAAAACCGACAAGGCTTAGGTGAACTCAGCCGTTGCAAAAATGCTGTTCTGTATTGTCCCTTTGGAGACATTGATAAAATTGGAACGGTGCAGAGAAGATTCACATGGATGACATGCACAAATTGCCACTGTCTATTTATCATATCTGGATATTGCAAAGTGCTTACAAAGAAAAAGATCATCTGTTGGAACATTATGGGCAAGGATTGGGATATCTTGCATGTACATAATTGATCTCCGCCAAAATTTCTTGACAGAGATGGACCCCTGTGGCCTGAAGAACTTCCTCGAGCTGACATAATTTAGTAGCACCGCAAACAGCTGACCCCACGAGGGGGTGTCTCAGTACAAATGCTGAAAGCATAAAGATGAGAAGAAATGATCAGTGATTAATGGCTAAAAATTCAACTTCGCAAAGAACATAAATTATGTGGTAAACACACCAACTGCTAGGATTGATGGTGAAATGCCATACTTGACGCCAATTCTTCTATATTCCTGAAATAGTTTACAAGAATTAATGTGTGCTCATTCTTCTACATTCCTGAAATAGTTTACAAGGACTAATGTGTAAGCATGAAGAAGACAGAGGATGGCTACTACCGCACCTTCACTGCCAATTCCAGCTTGGGGTTCTGCAGATTGTATCTGGATTCACCCTCGGAGTATCTCCCTACAAAGCAGGAGGAGCACTGATGATGCGGAGCACAAGAATGAAATTAAAGGGACCGGGAATCTGGCTATGAAACTACTTAAAATGTAAAACTTGACACCTTTGAAAAGATTCATCCTTGCATCTAGCGGACCGCTGTCCTCGGACGAGTGATACTTCCCTGAAAGTATACCCATTGCCATTGGGCTGTAGGCCAGCAAACTGATTCTGCAAATGCCATAGTTCACCAAGGCAAGTTAAGAAAGTAACTACAAACTGAGATGGGCAGCATTTGTCACCCACAAAAGTAGCTAACTGAAGGTTGAGGACTATGCTATGGATACCTCTCGTGATGGCAGCATTCCGCCAACCCAGCATCGAAATTGCGACACAGCAGGTTATACGAGTTCTGCAAAATGCATATGAAAATAAGTATTAAGTGCTATCGCGTCACTGAAACAATACACATCTAAATGATTAAATTCACTCTGCTACTTACTTGGACTGTTAGTATCTTGGAGCGCAGCTGAAAATCGCTAGACAGTTGAAGGAACTTCATCAACCCATATGGTGTTTCGTTGCTAAGGCCAATGTACCTGATCTAACACCAGGAATTTAAATGAGTCTGCCAAAACGGGAGAACTAACATGTTGTACAAATAGGCAGGATATAACACCGACAGCAACCCTGCAGCATACCTTTCCAGCCTCTACGCCTTTTCCAAGCGCCTCTAGTTGTTCTTCCATCGGTATGGACGCGTACTGACGGCTCGGATCGTAGTCCGTCTCTCCAAACATAGGAACATAACTACAGGGTAAGCATGTCTTGTGTTAGGACTTGAGGATGCACATGATATGATACTAGCAAAAAACATAGCATAGCAGCCACTGGCATGGAATGAAGTTGGTGGACAGACCGGTCAGGCCAGTGTATCTGGTAGAGGTCGATGTAATCCACGCCCAATCGGCGCAAACTGCAACCACAAAAGGAGAGCATATCAAACATTCTTCAGATAATATGAACAGAAATACCACCCGTCCAACCAAGCAAACGGTTCCTGGAGGAACATGTACTGTGTTGGTAAACCATTTCATTCTGAACAAAAACTGACTAGCTTCTGAACTTAGAACAAAGGATCAAGTATCTAAAGTTCTGAATAGAAGAAAAATTAGCAATTGACCAACCTGGTATCGATTGCCTCCGTGATGTTCCTGGAGTCGAGAGCCACCGGCCCGCCACGGATCCACGTCATCTGACCAGACGGCCCGGCGACCTGCCCGAGCAACGCCAGGATCGAAACACAGAATAAACTGCAGTGTTGGTAGATTTTACTGACGAAGGGCATTGGCGGCTGACGACAAGCTGACCTTGGTGGCGAGCACCACGCTGTCGCGGGGGACCCGCCGGGCCCGCAGCCACCGGCCGACGAGCTCCTCGCTGCGCCCGTGCGTTTCCGCGCGCTGCGGCACCGGGTACATCTCGGCGGAGTCGAAGAAGTTGACGCCGGCGTCGAAGGCGGCGTCGAGGAGGCGGAGCGATTCCGGCGGCCCGCTTTGCTCCCCCATCGTCATGGTCCCTGCGGCGCCGGAATCTGGTCAGCGCAGAAGCGTGGGCGGAGGCAGGAGACAGAGGATGGATGGATGTGGGGCCGAACCGAGGCAGAGGCGCGAAACGGACGGCAGGTCGGGGGCGAGGTGGAAGGTGGGCATTGCCATGGCCGCGCTCTGTTGCTGCTGGCTGCCGCTCTCACCTACCTATCCTCTCCACTGTAGTAGGAGGCCTCCGCCGATGAAGGAGAGAGAAAAGTGGAAACTAACGGGAACACGGAAATGCCCTTTGGTGAACTTAAAAAACATATTTCCACAGCGCAAAAAAATGTACATACAGAGGTACACATATGACGCGTTTTTTTGAATAATTTAGATTGCATGACAATATTCTTTCATACGTGGCGTAGACGAAAAAACAAAACGAACATAAAAATGGGTCCCTTTTTTGTTGTTGGGACCGGATTATTTTTCCTGTGCACCTTGCAAATCATAATATTTTTAAACGAAAATTTATAGGATCCACCGTGAATATGTATaagtttttctttttttgaaaCTTGAAAATGTGATTTTTGAATCATTTGAGAAAACGGGACCCGATGCCCCCGTCCTCCATAAATTCGCACCCGGAAAGAATAACTTTACACTTATCTCTTCACACCATATTTCAGCGGCATAACACAAACGACAGCTGGCAAAAGCGTGAATGAAGCGTCGAGCTGTTACCGAAGGGTTAAGGTGTTGCGTCACATATAGTCTTAATTAATTACCTATGTAATTAATTAAACCAACCACACATCGCACAACAACTCATCCTTCATGTTCGAGTAGCTGTAGCTCACCATCATTCGTACTTTAAAAGACGACATGGCATTTCAAATAAGCACAATGGCATTTGACTGAACACCTGCCAGGCGTGGTGTCCGCCATGAAGGTCGTCGACAGGGGGGCGGAGTGTGCCTGGATACAAACGGCTCCAGGGTGGACAAGTCCATCGTAAAAGCAAGCGGGCACGGTGCTGGTTGCGGACGTCCGACAATGCCTCTATGGCGATCGGAGAGGTACATTAGCGACGGCGGACGTGCTGGATGCAGATGCAGATGCAAAGCACGAGGGAGATGGGGCATAGTGGAAGGAAATGGGACCGGGATGGGGGACTGGGTGGGCCGGGGTGTCATACTTCTACGTGTCTGTTGAcagggccggtcctgagattttAGGGGCCCGGGGCGAAACTAAATTTTGGGGCCCTTAATAATAAATCAATacatgtatatataaaaaatgttttTGGTGAACACTTGATATTTGTGTTATTGTGATCTTACAAGTATCCCTATATATATAGAAAATATATGAATGTCGTTATCAAAAGACATCTTTGGAAATACGAAGGCATGTTAATTATCAAGGTTACTAGAACGATGGAGCATAGTTATATGGTTTCAGATACAGAAGGTTCGAAGACAATGACTCCATGAATAGTGCTAAAAGAAATTTGATCAAAAAGCATAGTTGTTCTTGGACTGCTTAATGGTAAGATTATTATTCTATAAATAGCAGTGTCCAAGAAATTAAGATTAGAGGAGCAAATAAATAAAAATGATATGCAAAATATTCTTCATAGACTAGAAATCAAATCTGCAACCATGAAAAGTTACTCCTACTAGTTGTGCAAATTTATTGTGCCATCCTATAATTCAACCCAAAACTACTTGTCACGATTTGCATCCAGAACATCATCCTGTTCTTAATCTATTTGAGATCTACACCCTAAAATCCCTGTTCCCAAACAGTAGAAGCATATCGGTCAGTGATACGTACAGCGGAAGACATTGACCTGGCAGACAACGCTCAGATCCACAAACTACACGCTGTGCACCGCCGGCTCCGACGCGCAGCCATGTGTCTTTGGGTCTCCTTCTCGAGCAAGCGTTAGGTTAATTGTGGCAATCTCATAGCTAGGCAAAAAGGGCAACACGTGCTAGTGGAATGTGCCCTGACTCCTAGCCCCCGATCCTGACCAACGGTCCAGCTTTATTTAAGGGGATTAGACACTCCAGATAAATCAACGTAGCTATTACTTCTTGGGCTAGGTGGAGCGATCCAGTATAGGCCCAACTACCTTGGGCATTCAGCGATCTGAGAAGAATGAAAGCACTACGTGCCCTCGGCTGCATTTtctccacacacacacaaaaaaaacgTGCGCTTGGCTGCACTGCGTGCGTACGCTACAGGCTATACGTACGTACCTGGGAGGGGCCCCTCGATCGTGGGGGCCCGGGGcggtcgccccccccccccccccccccacgccccccccgccccccccccccccccccggaccGGCCCTGTCTGTTGAAAACGTGTCCGAACCGCGTCGCGGACGATACATGTCCATGTTGGATGGTTTACGCGGTTCAGACAACACTGTCCAAATGGATGCGGACGGTTTGAGGATCGGCGTTGGGCATGCCTTAAATCAGAGGTTCATGTGAATATATTCCAAAATGCCCGCAAAATTCTTGGCAGATTTGCATGCAATCCATAAAATCCATTTTTATTATAGCATTTTATTTTATCTAGACATAAAATGGAACATTACACGGTAATGCTCATATGAAACAGCAACAGTCCATGAAGTTGGGCGGCATGACCTCCCCTCCCCTGTGGTATCCTTGCTGCTTGCAGTAGTTGCTGCATTCAGGCCGGGAAAAACACTGCCCATATTCCGATGCGTCTCTTGCATCTACAAGCGAGATTTATTTGGTGAGCATTCACGCTATCACTTCGATGGTCTTGAAAGGTCCCGAATTTAACTGGAAACACTTAGCCATGTCTATGGCACAGGGAATTCTTAGGAAAAAGGTTCAAGCTATGCAGGAATCTCGAGAAAATAGAGGGACTTACAGGCAGAGCAAAGGAGGGCAAGCATGGCTACAATGACGAGAAGGATCTTGCACAGGATGGAAGAAAACGTCGTTGCCATCTCTCTGTTTGTCTGATGCTACTTGAAGTCTTCCAATCTACTATTTTTTTACAGAGAAAATGGTTTCTATGTTGGCTTAGTTGAAGTCGTCTGAAGATTCACacgcacatatatatatatatatatatatatatatatatatatatatagatatatatagTGACGGAGAATGAGTTATCTTAGAACTGAAGCTTCTGTACTGTTTAATGCTAATTATTTAGTGTGATTAATGTTGTGTAAAGATATGCATGATATCAATAAATAAGGCTCTAGGAAGGGGCGGCCGCTCGCGCTAGCCACGTCGATGTTTTTTACTGTGTCAAGGGATAGAAAAAACGTTGCTGGATAGTACCTCCCTCGGATACACCCTGTAAAGAAAAAATACTCCCTCAGATACACCCTGCAAGGTCAttataaaaaatacattttgcatatGTACAAAGCCAGTAACAATAATCGAGACAAAAATTAATGGTGTTTCCTCGTACATGCAACTTGTTTAATACTACACTTGCATGCATGTAATCATAATAACACTGTGCTACTTCCTTTTCATTCCttccttgcatgcatgcgggtgTATTAATGATTCCGGTTAACGAAAAAAAAGTTGGCTTGGAAACCAGTCATTAAATTTATGTTGATACCTATAAtttgagtttgtggccttgtataaaAGAATGGGGGGAGTACCTTCCTAGATAGAGAATGTTTATTGCTATAGTGGGTGCCGGTCAGTCCGGACGTTTGAGGTCGATTTGAGTGTTCATCTGAATGTTTTTTTTAACCGGTCAATGACGGGGCTATCTACCCGGACATTGAAAGGTATTTGAGGGGCCGGGCTGTAGATGCTCTCTTACTTTGTGGCTACATGCAAAAGAGGTAAAAGAACATATCCTCTAGGAATCTGATTGATTACACAAGAGTGTCTAGTGAATACGTGAAGTACACACACAAAAAAGGTGTAGTCGACAGGATTCAAACCTAGAGCACAAAAAAAGTATGATCGGCTATCAACCCGGGCGTTTGAGGTGTCTGTCTGAATGTGTTTTTTACCGGGTAAATGACGGGTCGTCTACTCGGACATTGAAAGATGTTTGAGGCGCCGGATTGTAGATGTTGTCTTACTTTGTGGCTACAGGCAAAAGAGGTATTCCCTCTCTCTCAGTTTACAGGGCGTGCGTGTATCCTTAAGTCGTCAATTTGACCAATctaatacaagtcatatattataaaaaatatatcaatataaaccgtataatttttgtgttatatagtttatattaggATGATAAAAGTGGCAATCTAGGAATACGCGTAGGACTTATAAACTGAAAGAAAATGAGTACGAAAAATATAACCTCCAGGAATATGATTGATtacaaaaataaaaaatgagaccAATTCAAAAGTTAACCCTCGTTGGCATTTTTAGCCAACGGTCGACGCTCCGTCCTCAACATGATTGATTACACGAGAGTGTAGTGAATGCGCACACACAAAAAAGGCGTAGtctatttcgcaaaaaaaaaaggaCGCAGTCTGCAGGATGCGAACTTGAAGCGCAGAAAAAAAAAGGCGTGGTCGGCAGGATTCGAACCTGCGCGGGCAAAGCCCACATGATTTCTAGTCATGCCCGATAACCACTCCGGCACGACCACTCCATGTGACAAATTTATTTTTGATCCCTAGATACTAGCAACATACCAGAAGCTAAGTAGATAGTAATATCACCCAAATGGGATTATGATATTCTGCAAGATGAGTACTGCAGGTAGCATCGAGTATGTGGGGTATTGCACCTGCCGTATATTGTCCTCTTCCTTTGTTGATGAAGCGAGAACCCGGCACCTGTCAATGCACACCGtgggcatgcatgcatgcattctATATATTCCTTTTCTAGTCTTTCTCTTTTGATGTCGCAAAGTTGAAACCAAGAAATATCTGTTACGTTCCTGATGTTTCCGAACACTTTCAATAAAACCCTCTCGTAGAAGTATTTTAACAATGTTTTCGGTAATATTTGTAGATACTACTCGAACTGTTCCTTTTATGCACAAGGAAGGAGGAAGAGACTGCATAAGAGCATCCCTGACTAAATCATTCTGCGGGAACGGGACAGACAGGCAGACACCGGTCAAGGGATGGCTCCGTCGCACCAACCATGCGCGTGGGCGTGGCACCCCATtgcataagagcatctccaaaaTGAGAGACTTCAGCATAAGTTCAGGGCGATGATCTGCGCGTCCGTACAGGAAGACATGGAGATGAAGTGTGATGCCACTGAAGCTGGATCATCTTCTCCCCTCGAAGCTTCTTTATTTTCATCTAGGTTACTGTCGCAGCCCGTTTTCATTTGTCGCCTCTGATGTTCTCCGACGTGAGCATTGGGTTTAAACCTCGTTATGAAAGTTTTTGTTGGTGCCACCGGGTTTTCGCCCCATGCGTGGCAGATATCCGATTGCGAGCATTTGCAGTGGGTTTTACGAAGTCGTGCTTTGAACCCGTTTCTTCCATTTCATGTCTCCCGAACCTTTCTTGGACCAGCGTTGTATTTCCGTTATGTTTATAATAATGAAAAGGGGATTAGCCCGGATAGATAAATATATAGTTGGTTTGATTTAGGATCAAAATTTATTTCCAAAATGCACGTCTTGTTCATTGAAATAGAGGGAGTGCTAGTCTAGTGCCAAGGCTAAACATATGCTCCTGCACATGCAGGAGTAGTAACGATTAGAGTTTTGCTGTGAGATTTTGCTTGCGCGTGCCTGTCATTGTCGCCGTCAGGATCAATCAGGATCCTCACACCGTGTTTCCAGTTAACTAGTATTATTGAAGAGAAGGAAAGAAAATTATGGCATGCATTGCATCGCCGGACAGAGCCAGCAATGAGCGGAAACCTGCCAGAGCCATTTGCTGGCAGACGCATGAAGCAGGCTATCCTATCAGAGTTGTATTCTTCAGGGAAAAAGAGCGCAACGACAAGTTCCCAGTTTGCGTAACAaatcatgcatgcatgcatgcacagtAGTGGAATACGACCGCATTTCCATAGTAGATTTGTTAAGGTCGTGCCGTGTATGAATGTGTTTGTCATCTGAGTGATGAGTGAAGACAACCCAAACGATGCCAACCTATCCTATGCTTGCTCGTGACTTGTCCGCGAAAAATGAGACTAGTGGCTACTACTTGTACGAATGCCAAACATATGCAGGAGTAACCAGCCATTATATATAGTTTGTCGAGAGATTTTCTAGAGAAAAAGTTTGTCTCTGCGAGATACTAGTATTGCTTTCATTTCAGGTAGGAGTACTCCACGTTTGCACTGTTTGCAGACGTACGTATATAATCAACTAGCTGTCATAATCATGGAGGAATCTCCAGAGCAATCCTCGCACTGTGCTCTTGTTAATGAAGCCCGCGTCGGCGCCTGATAGAGTCAGGCATGTGCAGAACCATGCGCTTTTTTTCTTCCGGTAAGCCAGGCGTAATAAGTGGAGTTTGTTGTGCATTTTGCTTCCAAGCACTCCCTCTGCTGCACTGTTAATTTGCAGACATCTGTGGTGTTAACCAGCTGTGCAGAATCACTGTGGTGTTAATCATGTTGCCTGCGACAGAATCTGCAGGAGGCATTTGCTGGCAGAAGCATGAAGCAGACGGGCAGCGGAGCTGCAGAAATATGTGTGCCAATGACCGAATCTTATCAAATTCATCAATGTAATAGTACAATATGAATTTTTTTGGTATACAGTTTGTGTTTTGCCAGTTGAAAGAAAAAACACGAGAGGGTTAGGTAACCTGAGCAGAGGAAGTAAAACAGTAGACGGCACTCCGCGCATGATTCAGTTCAAATTTCCCGCCTGATCCGATCGGAAATGGAGCGCTGGTAAGACAGGCATGGCAATTGAAGGGCCGTCCTCGAATGATCTCCCTTGCATTCATTTTGGTTCATGTTGCAAATTCAGCAGTACTTGATGGTACAATTATGTGTTACCAGGTGAGATCCACGCGTACTGGTACCATCCATCAATCCATTATTACTTGATTCACTCACTACTGCCGAGTATAATTAGGAGTTATCGGTACTCCCTCCGGTCTTTTTTAGTCTGCATGTAAGTTTTGTCGAAAGTCAAactatctctactttgatcaaatttataggaaaaaatataaacattcatAATGCCAAATTAATATTGCTAGATTCCTTATGAAATGtggtttatatatatatatatatatatatatatatatatatatatatatatatattatatatgaaatgttgatattttttaatataaatgTTCTGCTGT from Triticum urartu cultivar G1812 chromosome 3, Tu2.1, whole genome shotgun sequence encodes:
- the LOC125547887 gene encoding dirigent protein 21-like, with protein sequence MASGGRLCSVLLALLAVMAARPAAVSGASAHLHFYMHDVLTGPAPTAVQVLDGPRGHFGDTIVIDDALTATSSATSAGVGRAQGRYIWASKGNPELLVTMEVLLTSGPYAGSSVTVVGRDDIGAAVRELSVVGGTGQFRMATGYVLWKTVRLDHPNAVLELDVFVNP
- the LOC125547888 gene encoding protein tas-like, yielding MAMPTFHLAPDLPSVSRLCLGTMTMGEQSGPPESLRLLDAAFDAGVNFFDSAEMYPVPQRAETHGRSEELVGRWLRARRVPRDSVVLATKVAGPSGQMTWIRGGPVALDSRNITEAIDTSLRRLGVDYIDLYQIHWPDRYVPMFGETDYDPSRQYASIPMEEQLEALGKGVEAGKIRYIGLSNETPYGLMKFLQLSSDFQLRSKILTVQNSYNLLCRNFDAGLAECCHHERISLLAYSPMAMGILSGKYHSSEDSGPLDARMNLFKGRYSEGESRYNLQNPKLELAVKEYRRIGVKYGISPSILAVAFVLRHPLVGSAVCGATKLCQLEEVLQATGVHLCQEILAEINYVHARYPNPCP